Sequence from the Mixophyes fleayi isolate aMixFle1 chromosome 4, aMixFle1.hap1, whole genome shotgun sequence genome:
tgcctcgttttcaattccgagggcgcgcaaaagtaccgagccgtctcgactcagtactcggatctgctaagttccggtgtgttcagttctcggggaaccgagcctgagcgtcTCTAGTTTACATCTAGCTTGGCTTGTAAGCcgcacccaaatgtgccttaaataggtttgatggacagctgctatgacaataaggcaaaaCCAGAGAAACAACAAGCCCGTGCGCGGTATATAATATTAATGTGACTGTATCCATGCAGGCAAAAAACGACACTGTTTACAAGGTGATTAAACCAATTACATATACTTCAGCATTGGAATCCAGGAAACAGAAGTGGAGACGTCACACCGTTGCCTTGTGTGGAGTAATCCTGAGTGCAGagctgccaacattttaaaatgacctATAAGGATACGGATCTCGgagaactacaattcccatcatgcTAAGTTTACTGCACCTTTGAATATTAAATACTCCTCTATAGTAAACATCCAAGGCCTAGAGAATAACAATAGGTGGCAGGAATTGCctcttacataaaataaaaacattttttattatgcagtttgtccctattttgtgtgtgtgtatagattcctgaattccaggtagatCTCCCTATATATGATAATTGGGCAATTTATTATAAAAGTCCAACTTTAACCCTTATGCTGTTTGAACCATATTTCATGAGTATTCGTTCAACATACAATACGAAGGTTCTTAAACTTTACATTGCATAGTGAAGCCCTGGAGTTTTATTTTATTGGCGTTTCCGTTCAGCTGCGTTCATCATTCACCACCTTCTAGTGCTGGCTggattttacctttttttttttttccattttattattgtgatttagagggggattttttttcaaactatGCAAATCGGACGTCCGGCCTATAGAACAATACGGTGATCTACAGTCCGACTGTATTGGCTGATTTCAGAGCTTGGTCAGATAAAGGTCATTTCAAACATTTTAAACGGTTCTGGATTAAAACATGTTGCACTTTGTGCCTCTCCCTTAAACAGCCCCAGATATTGTCAAGAAGCCTTCGGCACATCCAGCTCCCATCAAGTCTGCCGCCCTAGGCTGAGGCCCTTGTGCCTGCCCACGTCCCCAGGGCTGTTTCTGTGTTCTAGCATGGAAGGCAGACGATCACAGATTTTATATTTTCTGGTGGCCATTTAAATGAAAAACGATACAGTATTAGTAATTTGTTTTGAATagtgtcacatcaaagtccaacgtTTTCATTTTTGCACCTGAGTACAGCCCTCCTTAGCGTAGGGTAAACATTTTGGATTTGCAGTAGGTGTGTTGCACATGCCTGGTTTAAGCCACACCCTCTGcgggctggccacacccacttcatgCAAGGACTGGCCACACCCCAACAGCGTGCCGACCATTTGAGGCAGTGCGCACACTAATTTACAAAATCTGATCACCTAGTTTAATTCAAGTCCTTCTGTGTGGGGAGGAGAAAGCTGTGTGACTATGTTTGTAGACCGGAGAACTCTTCCCTGCCCCCTGACAGTGTTTGCATTTGCGCAAACGTAGCATTTGCTCTGTGGGTTTTCACTTCCATAAATGACCGTTGGTCTTTTTTCCattggtgtttgttttttttttggatgacTGTTTGTTGTGACTATAAGAGAATGTTGGTGTCATCACTGTCGCCAAGATCTATTTTCCATACTCCTCGATAAATATTAAAGTGCCAGTAGGGCAACAAGTGGTCCAGCCGCGGTCCGTGGCCTTCTCTAGTTCACGTACCATCGTTGTACGCCCCTTTTCTGTAATTTTTCCTGGGTCAATCGCTGTCCTATACGGCAACTGGCTGCTGTTGCCGTATAAAGGTCATTTGGTCACTGCGTGTATCCCTGTCAATGTCCACTGTATAAAGTGACCGCACAACGACGCAGGCAGACGAGGATCAGCATCTGTAGATACGGGACCAAGACGTGGACTATCTGAGAGACcgtacttttatttatatataagccCCGGGCTCTGCAATCTTTTCCCCTACACACACTGCAGCGTTTAGCAGATTTACGGCGCAGCTGGGATACATTAGCGAGCAGGTGATTTTGGCGGATTTAGTACTTAGGTTTGATATTGGAGGCAAAAGACGGTTTCCTCTCTGCGTTTACGGTgattatcctgtgtgtgtgcgaTCTGGCAGAGGGGTAGTTCAGCTACATGACTGCTCCACACCGGGGTCCTGTTCCTTCCATGGACGGGATCTAGATTGTGCCATAGAGCAACTTCGTCATCTGCTCTCCCATAACCCATCTGTTGATGCTTTTCCCACTAACTGCGTTACCGTATCTACAAATGAATTGCAGTTATTAGACTATAACGATTAAGACAAGGGGTTCTTAAAGGGCCACTAAGCCCATAATCCAAGTTGCCTTATATAAATGAGCTACTGATAACATTTATATAACACTTTCCGATCCTTTATAGAACttacattatttttacttttttgcagCTATGTATAAGCTCTTACTCTCTGTTATCAGCATTTTTTCTACAAAAAGGTGGCTAAAAAAAGTGAAAGTTGTTGTGTCCTGATTACAACTTTATCCGAATTTTATAAAAAGTTCCAATAAGCTCCTAAAACTTCTAGATACATAGAAAATGCTGTTAATAAAAATCACTTTGCCAGATGTACGAAGCTGCTTGTAATTTGCATTTAGTGCTGAGTTCTGGATTTAGTTTGGCGTTATGGCCGAATCCAGACATTTTTCGAAGGATTTAGCATTGAGCGAATCGTTTTCCAACGAGCAGAGATGTCGCGCACAAGCCAATTACATCACAAATAAACCTATCTGCCCCGCGGCTTCAGTAAAAGGCAGCAATGTCTTGTGTGCACCATAGGATTATGGcagtggaggtttttttttttttggataagTCATCGCAGGGGGTCTGGGGCAGAGCTTTCACACCAGACCAAGAGGAGGACAGTTTAATTAGtttgcagcacggtggcacagtagttagcgTTGCAGTCTCATGGCGCCAGGGTCATGAGATCCATTCCTGAATAGTGCAGTTAGTATGttttccccgtatttgcgtgggttttctccgggtgctccggtttcctcccacactccaaaaaacatactggtaggttcattggcttctGTCAAAATGAACccctagtgtttgtgtgttagggaatgtagactgtaagctccaatggggcgacTGACGTGAaggataaatattctctgtacagcgctgcagaatatggtggcgctatataaataaacaataatactaaATAGTAACACTGACAACAATTACAGGGGGCAGAATAGGACAAATTACAGCAACAAACTCTACAACACAATTAATTAAATTTTATTCTCTGACACAGTATTAACAATACACATAACTAGTGTCATTAACGGCAGAGGAGGGAACAGACTGTGATCTTCCCTGGAGCTTTAATCAACTGATATCCAACTATAACTTCATTTGTACTATTATGACTTTACCTATAGCTCAAGTGTGTAGCTTCCATTACATCCTATGTTTATTTGTATTAGCATTTGGTTCGGTGTTCAGACGAATCCTAAAACGTTGTCTTTCGTTAAGACTTAATCTGAGTACCAGGATGCTAAAacgctctgacccagtcgtttggtccttgtcaaagtcgctcagatccttacgtttgcccatttttcctgcttccaactcaTCAAcgtcaagaactgactgttcacttgctgcctaatatatcccaccccttgtcaggtgccattgtaaccagataattaatgttattcacttcacttgtcagtggtttttgCTGATATATTGATACAACTGATTTCACATAGCCACGGGGACCTTCTGTGCGACTGCTCCCAATTTCCGTGGCGCTGCCAATGTGAAACGTTTTGATGTAATTTATGGCATCCGCTTCTGTGTGTCCCCTTTAAAAGTTTTCTCTGCAAAGGTATTTCTCCATTCAGGGACTGGTTGTTTCCTGCAGCACAAAGGAGTCTGGGTAATTAGCTGAAAATCAGCTTGGCGGTTCTCCTGTTACAAGCACTGAGGTGACTGTGTGCGGTCTGTGAAGCCACACTGCCCCTCCCTGGCTGAGAGCGGCACTGCAGTCGACTTGTGCTGTAGCCTAGGactaattattttttcttcataaaaGCTGTATGTGCATTAGGAATATGCAGAGATGTTGGTCTTATATGCAAtatctgtttgtttttaattgcatttgcctaaaaaaaatacattaaaattccATATATGAAAATCTGTCTATATCTATCTAGCTTTCAGTGTCTATGTAAGTTTTCCTTAGTATATTATAATGGACTTCACGATAGAGATTCACAGTGTCCCCACCCACGTTGTGGCGGGTAAGTTCCCCTGCCTAATATgggtgtctcccggacattacaggagagaacGCTGCTGGTCAGTACGAGTTTAATACATGAGAGGAAAGGCTACAGACAGCATATAGGCCCAGCCAGATTGTaagggtaaaaagtgcttagtgggctatatgatccagtcacaatgctGGTTTGGGGGGTGGTCACCACCACCCCAGTTTCAGAGTCTCCCATTCTGTCGATTCACAATTCCTGTTCTCCCTCTTGTCTGGGTGATGTCACAAAATGACTGAATTTGCTCATTCTCTCCGAAAACCGCTCGGTACTACTTTATAAACGTGTTCCGCAACATACCACCCACTAACAGAACTTTATATATGTTTGGTGACTAACCAGTTCTGCTGTATAACTCACGGCTTTATAAGTGGTACACACAGTGTTGGATTTGACGTGGTGCAATCTATCATCGTGCGCTCTTTTCTTCATGAACCGCTGTGTGGGCTAGAGGACTATATAATGCACACGTGATGTtcatgtactgtaaatattgtctGTATAAAGGGCGAGCCCTGACATTGCTATCTCgttagtgttcattaggaaaacctgTCTATTATAAGGAATATTCCCCTTATGGGAAACTATTACGGATATTAGACCAATGGTATTGGCCTACAGCTTGGTGActtacaatatacatataatttacagtagggggtaaATTATTTAAAACGGCCAATCTACTAATGTTACCTGTATGACGTAGATCGGCGAATACATTCGTTTTGACAAATTTTAGGTGCCAAATGGTTTTTCAAAGCCAACTTTTTGGACCCACTTCCTCCATAGCATTTACTACCCAAGTTGTTTTATCCCCCTCCCTGTTGTAAATAGGTGCTGATTCCTCCCACCTCTGATAGACATTATACCTGGCTCCTGATTGGATGGTGGGTGGCTTCTTGCCTTCTCCAACACTCAGATGTAATTACACATGTTGGCCAGCAGAGGCTACTACTAGCTGTAAAGCATCTATAGGTACTAAATGTACTTAACTGCACACAGGATCTTCTGGATAGTTTACATTCCCATAGCATTAAGTTttccacctttttttttacttattgacTTGTACTAAATATGTTGCATTCTCTTCCCATGTTCATATCTGTTCATTTTTTGTTGCCACAGGATAGTGTCTAAAGATTAGCAACTACAAGCTGAGAGCAGTCACTGCAGTTTGTAATCTGCTACTAAGCTGTGGGTTGTACTGATGTGTAGCACTCGCTGGCTGCCCTCCGTGTATCACAGACAGCACCAAAGGCTTTAATCTCCCTCTATTAACATTGGGGATTCTTCCTTATTATTGTGCTACGGCATGTAAGCTGAACACCAAGGTTATAACTGGGGCAACAAATGTTTTCTAGGAATGAAATCCTCGGTGTCAGGAGTTATACAATACATGACTTAATTAGAAGCCAGTGGGATGTAGGTTAATGTGAAACGGGAGCTGTCCACCAGTCCGCAGGCTCAGTGCTACATACAGCGCAGCCAGCGGGGACCTCTCTGGTACAGATCAGTCTGTGCAGATCAAATATGACAGCACAAAGCAGTTACATTACAGAGCTGCTTAGTCCTTAACCCTCAGTTCTGCCAGCAGAGTATATAATATGTAGGGGACAGTGGTTCTCTCATGTAGCGTAGTGATGTCACATGACTGGTCAGTGATCACAGCTATATAGGAGGATCGTCTCATAAGCAGCTTTGCTTTGTTAATTGAAGCTCGTATAAGATATATTATTCCTCTATTGTCCATTGATAAGTTATCGTGCGGTTTAGGGACTTGTATAAAACCAAGGCCATTGCTGATGTGGTCTTTTACTATCCTTGTACCCCTGCTCCTTTATAACAGTTTTGTCCTCTAGACTGTGTCATTCTCCTTTACTACTTTAAGGTATTTGTATATGTCTTATATCTACTGTCTGGTGCTGGTTTTTTGACTCCTTACAGATACATTATATGGAAATGTCACATTTTCCACCCTATATATTATAGTTGGGAGATGTAGTGTTATTACAGAGAATGAGCCTTCCTGAGCGCCCGTTATTATTGTATGATTGAATTGTGCATCCAGGCGGGATGTATTGGTGGGAACAGGCAGATGCTCTGTGATTGGAGGGTGAGGTCTGGTTACATATTAACCTGTCTGGTATTATTCTGGGACAGTCTGTTACGGTTTGTTAATCTTTATTCTTAAACTAATTTGTTGCATTGGTCTCTATTGTAACTTTATAGATGTATCCTTAAGTTTTACAAAGTTTGTTAGAGCCACCCTAATAATGTTATAAACATGGCAGTCTATTTTATTAGGGTGGGAAACATGTAAATCGTGTCCTCCTCACAATACATATGATCCCGACCCACCATCTGTAATCAGGGACAGCAGCTGCTCTTGAACTGTTGGTGCAATAACTTTACAAACTAAATGTGAGAGTTACAGTCACTGCTGATGTAACATAAAGGAACCTAGTGTATAGTGCTGATTTATAACGCCACAAGCTCTATTTATACACACATTAAATTATAATAATCTCGTGACCTGGCACCCTAGCTCCAACACCAGTTTGGCAGTATAAAGAGCTCAGATACATAATGTGTAGACAAATGCCCTCTCATGAGATATGATGCATTACTAGAGGTAGCTAAGATGTGGttctagaactacaagtcccagcacaagACAGACTTGTAAAACAGCTGGCGCCACAAAGTAAGCTCCCTAGATAAGGTGTGCTGTGGTACGACTACACTATTGGTTATGTGAGATTAGATGTCATACCCTCACAGAGGAGCCTGCAGGGGGCGCTATAGAGTAGCGATCTGTAAGGAAAGGGTCGCACGCCCCCGACACTGACCCAGGGGTGATCTCTCATTCTTTGTCATCGCCCATTTTAGACCCAGATGCTCCTGAGTGAGTGTCTGTCCTTCACTAGGTATAAAGACCGGGGGAAAGGGGGTTAAtatatcaagctgaaagttttccggcgggtttgaaaaaccaatcagattgtagctatcatttatttagtacattctacaaaatgacagctagaatctgattggttgccataggcaacatcttcatttttcaaacccaccgcaaaactctcagcttgatacatttactcccagaagTTCACTCTGCAGAGAGATTTCCCTATGAATCACGACCTCGTGTAACAAAGCTTTAGTCTTGAACACTTGTAAATAACACTAACGGGGATATTTAGGTTTTCAGTCTCTAGTACATCTGTCtatgcactgtttttttttttgctcataaCAATAGCAGATGAGGACGCTACACTACAAGATAGGAACAGCTAAAACTGCAGCtactaaatataatttataatgttCCTGCAAAACTGCATCAAGTAAAGAGTAATTTAGATAAGCTAAAGCCCTAAACGAATTGTTGTGATTTCCTAAAAGCTGTGGCTCCGTCACTTCTGTAAAAGCCGCATTCATGCAGCAGAGCAGAGAGGAATGTCAGAGGGAAGGAACCAGCCCCCTCCCTGCTTCATTTAAAGGgaacccccccaccctccctgaCACAGGGGATTCTGTATGCATGACTGAGCGAGGAGAGTGGGGGTGGACCAGCTAACTTGCTTCTAACTTTCCTGAACAATGGCTGAATGCTTGAAGCATTTACATCTCCCCCACTGCTCCCTGCCCAGATGCCTCACAGACTATTAGATCTTCCTGCTATAATGCCAGACATATCTCTGGTGACACCAGATTAATACTGGTTCTGTAACATAGTAACACACCCAACAGACAGGACATGATTAACACTAATTCCtagaaatgttatttatataattgtctgCAATGCATAATATTTACTCTTGCACAAGCTGCCTATTTATGTAAATACTGGAGTAGggttattaacaattatttaccAAAGGTCTTATCCTAAAGCAAAAATAAGCATTAAATAGTATTTGTAAGACCTTAGAAGCAGTCTACTCGTCCTCTCCTCCTATAAGAGCACAGACTTGTAACACAAAGTATGGGATAACACAGAAACTATATCTGTCAGCTGTGACCCAATTTCATCCCTGGGCTAAAGAGAGCACAATTATACAGTGAGTTTATAGGAGCTCTAACCTaagccacagcgctgtacaaagatcAGAGTTTTATGCCCGTACAAGACCATTATCAGTCCAGAGTCTCCAAGTTTCTTATTGAACATATATAAAGATGGACGATAGGGACCGGTTGCTCTACAAGTACTAATATAGGATATACTGTAATGTACCAGTTTATCAGACATTCAACTCTTTGCGCGGGTTTAGAACCAGCATTAAATTTATAAACTCTAAAAGTAGGCCAAAATCCCTCCTGATTATGTGTCAGATACCATGGATCACATTCACCATCTTGCATGGGTCTGATCTGTGTAACCTGGGACAATAACATCCATCCACTTGGAGAATGAGTGTTATTGTCCCGCACAGACAGAAAGTGCCGGAGGAACACATTGTCTGTTTCACCCATCTCCCCCCAACATTAACACACAAACAGCATATTTCTCAAAAACATACATCATATTTcctcttttattatataaatatccgTTTAACCTTTAACTGTAAGAATATAAAGCGTTTTTAAGAGGATCTTTTCTTTTATACAAATTCACAGACAGTACAATGAAATTCGGCACGTTTCTAGGTGAGATCCAACTGTGGCAATGCTGAGGGGGGCGAGGAAAGGaaaagttcattttttttttttaacgtaatAGAAAATACCAAGAAAAGTTCATGTGTGAATTCTTCAAAAATCTTAAACAAGCTGCATGAGTTTTGTGATCCACAGAACAGAGAGCGAGTACAGAATCCAACCCTGATCCGATAGGACCAAGGATTGTGCTCCCACTATACAAAACGCCTCAAAAAAAGGTGCACTCATGTGTTGGGGGGAATAAGGATCAGGTAAAGTCTGATGTTTGCATATATAATTTGACTATCGTCAACAGCGAGGACCTAGGCTTTGCACAACCTCCAGCAGCAAGAGTTGAGAAAGGCTTGCAATTCTGCATTTCAATTCTAAAACTCAGATGTCAGGAACGATAACATAATAGAAGTTCCAACATTATGGTCTGAGCTCTAAACGTCACACTACAGGGAAGGATAATAAGCTCATCGTGGCCAACGGACTTCTTAAAACCAGTCTGGAGTGTAAAATATAGGGCACAGATTATTAAAAAACCAAATAATATAGAGATCTACTTTAAGCCACCTTTACACACGGCAGTCCTCTAACCGCCAACTAGATGGATCATCAGTACTTCGCAATGTGCATAAGGGCTGGCATTGAGCAACTTGGGTTAAATTAAAAGGCCAGCCGTAAGGCATGGGGTGGGCACAGACTAACTGATGTTATCACAAGGGCAAGGAGTAAAGGGAGAGCATAGGTCAGTATATTAAGGAACCCGTaagggggggggaaggagagaTTAATTTCCAGTCTaggcacaaaaataaaaagggcaaaaaaattaaaaataaataaatcatgatttctaCTTTCCAtagcataaaaagtaaaaacgaGGTAGCCAGCCATAAGGAATAGAAGTAGTAAAATACAGGAACTATGAACACCAATAAAAAGAAACTAAGTGACAGAGACCTGTAACTGACAATAGGTCAATGAGGGGAGGGTGTCAGCTACATGACAGGGGAATGTTTAGTACAGTTTTGCATACTGGAAAGTTTCAACtagttacaaaatataaaacaatacgaaataaaaaaaaattggtttttaAGAAATGTTAGCGGTGCAGCTCCCGTTAACCCTTCCCGTCGCTGGAGAAACAGGGATTGTTGCTGTGGGTTAACCACTTCAGTGCCAGGGCTCAGCTCTAACCATACAGCGTAAGAGCACTAAATTATACCAACAGCAATGGGGATAATATAATTCAGTCTTCCTCACCGTCCGTGGTGTTGCAATAATTTTGGACTCCAATGCTCATTCCGAAAAGCCCCCATGTTCGTTAGGAGAGCTGTTGGCATTAACCTGTGCAGTGCCAGGGAGCGATGTACTGGTTAAACCCGTACCTTTAAATCAGGGAGCTCCTTCAACCTCTTGTGATGATACCAGTTTATACAtggtaacacccccccccccctgtacagccATGTCTACCGCCAGGAGGGAGGGCTGCCAGCGGTTTCCCCGTGGCACTCGCCGTGGTGGCCGCATTCTACACAGCTCGTGGCCCTATAGGCAGTATAAGGTATCAGTCCTAGAGTCTCCTGTCAATGAGGTGGGCCCAGGGGCCCTCACCTGACCTTCTCGCTCTCAGTCATCTGCCACAGTCCCAGGTTGAGCACTTTGAGGCAGGGCAGCTGGGTGatcctctccagccccctcttggTGATCCTTGTGCAGCCATACAAGTCAATGCCAGTCAGCTGGCTCAGGTGCTCGGCTATAAGATCCAGGCCCTTGTCCGTGATCCTGACGCACTGCCCAATGTTGAGGGTCCGCAGCCCGTGCATCTGTCGCACCATCCGGTTGATGCCGTCGTCGCTGATGTGGCAGGAGCACAGGGAGAGGGACTTGAGGCCGTACAGGCCCTGGGCGATGTAGGCCAGGCTCTGGTCGCCCACCTTGTCGCAGAAGGAGACGTCCAGCCCGGAGAGGCGCAGGCTGCCCATGGCCAGGTGCATGATGCCGGTGTCGCTGATGTTGTCGCAGCTGCGCAGGTTCAGGCTCCTCAGACCCCCCATGTGCGACAGATGCAGCAGCCCCGCGTCGGAGATCCCCCCGCAGAAGCTGAGGTTGAGCACCCTCAGCCCCTGCAGCCCCCGGGAGATGTGCTTGAGGGCCAGGTCGGTCAGCTTCTGGCAGTCCTGCAGGGTGAGCTGCTCCAGGGTCAGGCAGCCCTCGGCGGCGCTGCGGGTCATCCCGGCCAGGTGCCCGATGCCCACGTCGGAGACGTGCCGGCAGCTCCGCAGGTTGAGGCTCTTCAGGCTGTGCAGCCCCCAGGCGATGAGCAGGAGGCCGGTGTTGGTGATGTTGGAGCAGCCGCCCAGCTCCAGCACCTCCAGCCGCTTGAGGTACTGCGCGATGCGGCCCAGGCTGCTGTCCGTGATCTGCTTGCACAGGCTGAGGTTGAGCGAGCGCAGGGAGCCGATCTCCTGCACGAAGGCGTGGCCCAGGCCGTTGTCCGTCAGGTTGTAGCAGCCGCTGAGGTTCAGGCTGCAGATGTCGGGCAGGCCCTGGATGACGTAGCTGAGGGAGCGGCGCAGGCTGAGGATCTGCACCCGGCGGATGCCGCGGGCCTGCAGGCTGGGGAAGAGCGACGGGTTGGCCCGGCGGAGGTGCAGCTTGGCCTCGGTCCCCCGCCACACGGACTTGTGGTAGGCCGCGTCCCGCCAGGCCCCGCACACCTGGGCGGCCCGGCCCTTGTCGCGCACCTCCAGGTAGCCGAAGATCATGGCCAGCAGCTCGGGGAACAGGCACGAGATGTGGGTCTCCATGCTCAGCCCGGCGGCATCCCCCGAACTAGGCCGCGGCCTGCGAGCGTCGTGCGGTCCCCGGCGTGAGGTGGTGATGGTGCGTCCGAGCTCAGCCCGGCCCCGCTCTCCCGGTCATGGtgctgctggtggtggtggtggtgggccCCGGCCTAGCTCCGCCCCcttctctcgcgctctctctccgtctctctcGGTGTCTCTCACTCACTTCCAACAAACCGCCGGCCGGAGCCCTCACTGGTCCGTTAACAACACGCGGCGTGCGCGCGGCTCTCTCCGCCTGGACGTGCGCGCCGCCGCCGCCGCGTGGAAAGCGGCTGGTacctgctgcgcatgcgcggagggggtggggggaacaGATACAGCTGCGCGCCGCCGATCGTCTGGACAAGAAAGGGGGCGGAGGGAATTGTGATGGGAAGGGGCGGGGCATGGCGGCTCCTTTGTCTCCCGCGCAGCAGCAGCCGCCAGGCGCTCTCAGCGGTAGAGGTCCGTCACCATGGTGACCGCcccgcctcctcctccttcctgtttAACCCTCTGATGGCTGCAGTCTGCCAGCTGTAATAAAGTTCTCTTAGGTAATAATGGTGGATCCACTGACTGCAGAGATACACAatgtaacctgtggctctccaggtgttgggaaactacaagtcccagcatgccctgacaactATAAGGcaactactggcaaagcatgctgggacttgtagtttcgcaaacacctggagagccacaggttgaccagtcCTGCACTATGTGAATGCAAATTTAACATAATATTTTCCTTATTCTCATTAATATCAGAACTACAAACCAATCAGAAGTATCCACCAAATCTTGTAGTAAAATGATGTCCCA
This genomic interval carries:
- the FBXL14 gene encoding F-box/LRR-repeat protein 14, coding for METHISCLFPELLAMIFGYLEVRDKGRAAQVCGAWRDAAYHKSVWRGTEAKLHLRRANPSLFPSLQARGIRRVQILSLRRSLSYVIQGLPDICSLNLSGCYNLTDNGLGHAFVQEIGSLRSLNLSLCKQITDSSLGRIAQYLKRLEVLELGGCSNITNTGLLLIAWGLHSLKSLNLRSCRHVSDVGIGHLAGMTRSAAEGCLTLEQLTLQDCQKLTDLALKHISRGLQGLRVLNLSFCGGISDAGLLHLSHMGGLRSLNLRSCDNISDTGIMHLAMGSLRLSGLDVSFCDKVGDQSLAYIAQGLYGLKSLSLCSCHISDDGINRMVRQMHGLRTLNIGQCVRITDKGLDLIAEHLSQLTGIDLYGCTRITKRGLERITQLPCLKVLNLGLWQMTESEKVR